A window of Sphingorhabdus lacus contains these coding sequences:
- the rpoC gene encoding DNA-directed RNA polymerase subunit beta', giving the protein MNELSKFNNPIAKVETFDQIQIGIASPEKIRSWSFGEIKKPETINYRTFKPERDGLFCARIFGPVKDYECLCGKYKRMKYKGVVCEKCGVEVTVTKVRRERMGHIELAAPVAHIWFLKSLPSRIGLLLDMQLKQLERVLYFENYIVTEPGLTALEKFQLLSEDELLDAQDEYGEDAFTASIGAEAVKTMLMDLDLEQERTDLLDELATTKSELKPKKIIKRLKVVESFIDSGNKPEWMILDVIPVIPPELRPLVPLDGGRFATSDLNDLYRRVINRNNRLKRLIELRAPDIIVRNEKRMLQEAVDALFDNGRRGRTITGANKRPLKSLSDMLKGKQGRFRQNLLGKRVDYSGRSVIVTGPELKLHQCGLPKKMALELFKPFIYSRLDAKGLSMTLKQAKKWVEKERKEVWDILDEVIREHPVLLNRAPTLHRLGIQAFEPVLIEGKAIQLHPLVCSAFNADFDGDQMAVHVPLSLEAQLEARVLMMSTNNILSPANGKPIIVPSQDMVLGLYYLSMDRRGEPGEGMMLSDMAEVHQALEVGAVTLHSKIIARVPQTGEDGVERMVRFDTTPGRMLLAETLPKSHRVPFETVNRLLTKKEIGDVIDQVYRHTGQKDTVLFADAIMSLGFKYAFKAGISFGKDDMIIPEEKTEMVAETKAIVADFEQQYQDGLITQQEKYNKVIDAWSTCGDKVANAMMDKLKASPLDEHGRELPVNSVYMMSHSGARGSPAQMKQLAGMRGLMAKPSGEIIETPIISNFKEGLTVLEYFNSTHGARKGLADTALKTANSGYLTRRLVDVSQDCTIVEVDCGTERALEMRSIVQGGSTIASLGERVLGRTTAEDIMGLDGKVLIPAGTLLDEPMVAAMEETGLQALKIRSPLVCESKVGVCGTCYGRDLARGTPVNIGEAVGVIAAQSIGEPGTQLTMRTFHIGGAAQLNEQSNLDATASGKVMYRDLPSIVDKRKKRLAMARNGELVIVDKDGREMEIHRLPYGATLAFPDGAEVNVGDRLAEWDPFTMPIITEKSGIVKYQDLIDGKTLTEQTDEATGIAQRVVTEDRAGSRSKKEDLRPRLTLLDDQSGEAARYLLGVGTMLSVEDGAEVQAGDVLARVTRESAKTRDITGGLPRVAELFEARKPKDCAVIAKISGRVEFVRDYKAKRKIAIVPEEGDRIEYLIPKSKVLDVQEGDFVRKGDNLIAGSPDPHDILEVMGVEALAEYLVAEIQEVYRLQGVKINDKHIETIVRQMLQKVEITFGGDTTLLPGEQVDREEMDAINAKLSKGQAPATGNPVLLGITKASLQTRSFISAASFQETTRVLTQAAVEGKKDVLTGLKENVIVGRLIPAGTGSAMNRMRVTATSRDAALRASYRALQESLIAPETAAEEHAAELAQGPEAAIGNDVLAKVIADDLTTEDAAIDDVIEIGDEEE; this is encoded by the coding sequence ATGAACGAACTATCCAAATTCAACAATCCGATCGCCAAGGTCGAAACCTTTGACCAGATCCAGATCGGGATCGCGTCGCCGGAAAAAATTCGCAGTTGGTCCTTTGGCGAAATCAAAAAGCCGGAAACCATCAACTACCGTACGTTCAAGCCTGAGCGTGATGGCCTTTTCTGCGCCCGTATCTTTGGTCCTGTGAAGGACTATGAATGCTTGTGCGGCAAGTATAAGCGCATGAAATATAAAGGCGTTGTGTGCGAAAAGTGCGGCGTTGAAGTTACCGTAACAAAAGTACGTCGTGAGCGTATGGGCCATATCGAGCTCGCTGCGCCCGTCGCACATATCTGGTTCCTGAAATCGCTGCCTTCGCGCATTGGCCTTCTGCTCGACATGCAGTTGAAGCAGCTTGAGCGCGTTCTGTATTTCGAAAACTATATCGTCACAGAACCCGGCCTGACCGCGCTGGAAAAATTCCAACTGCTCAGCGAAGACGAATTGCTGGATGCCCAGGACGAATACGGTGAAGACGCCTTCACCGCGTCGATTGGTGCCGAAGCCGTCAAGACCATGCTGATGGACCTTGATCTGGAGCAAGAGCGCACCGATTTGCTCGACGAGCTTGCAACGACAAAGTCCGAACTGAAGCCGAAGAAGATCATCAAGCGGCTGAAGGTCGTCGAAAGCTTCATCGATTCTGGCAACAAGCCTGAATGGATGATTCTCGACGTCATTCCCGTCATTCCGCCAGAACTGCGCCCGTTGGTGCCACTGGATGGCGGCCGGTTTGCAACGTCCGACCTTAACGATCTTTATCGCCGCGTTATCAACCGTAACAACCGTTTGAAGCGTCTGATCGAGCTGCGTGCGCCGGACATCATCGTCCGCAACGAAAAGCGTATGCTGCAAGAGGCCGTCGATGCCCTGTTCGATAACGGTCGTCGTGGCCGCACCATTACGGGTGCCAACAAGCGTCCACTGAAGTCCTTGTCCGACATGCTCAAGGGCAAGCAAGGCCGCTTCCGTCAGAACCTTCTGGGTAAGCGCGTCGATTATTCGGGTCGTTCGGTTATCGTGACCGGCCCTGAACTGAAACTGCACCAATGCGGCTTGCCGAAGAAAATGGCGTTGGAGCTGTTCAAGCCGTTCATCTACTCGCGTCTCGATGCGAAGGGTCTGTCGATGACCCTGAAGCAAGCCAAGAAGTGGGTCGAAAAAGAGCGCAAGGAAGTTTGGGACATTCTGGATGAAGTCATCCGCGAACATCCCGTTCTGTTGAACCGCGCCCCTACCCTTCACCGCTTGGGCATCCAGGCGTTTGAGCCTGTTCTGATCGAAGGTAAGGCCATCCAGCTTCACCCGCTCGTTTGCTCAGCCTTTAACGCCGACTTTGACGGTGACCAGATGGCTGTCCACGTTCCGCTGAGCCTTGAGGCGCAGTTGGAAGCACGCGTTCTGATGATGTCCACCAACAACATCCTGTCGCCTGCAAACGGTAAGCCGATCATCGTGCCGTCGCAGGACATGGTGCTTGGTCTTTACTATCTGTCGATGGACCGTCGCGGCGAACCTGGCGAAGGGATGATGCTGTCGGATATGGCCGAAGTGCATCAGGCTCTTGAAGTTGGTGCTGTTACGCTGCACTCCAAGATCATCGCCCGCGTCCCGCAGACCGGCGAAGATGGCGTTGAGCGCATGGTTCGTTTCGACACGACCCCTGGCCGTATGCTTCTTGCCGAGACCCTGCCGAAGAGCCATCGCGTGCCCTTCGAAACGGTCAACCGTCTTCTCACCAAGAAGGAAATCGGCGACGTTATTGACCAAGTCTATCGTCATACAGGTCAGAAAGACACGGTCCTGTTCGCCGACGCGATCATGTCGCTTGGTTTCAAATATGCGTTCAAGGCCGGCATTTCGTTCGGCAAGGACGATATGATCATTCCGGAAGAAAAGACCGAGATGGTTGCCGAAACAAAGGCTATTGTTGCCGATTTCGAGCAGCAGTATCAGGATGGCCTGATCACGCAGCAGGAAAAATACAATAAAGTCATCGACGCATGGTCGACATGTGGTGACAAGGTGGCAAACGCCATGATGGACAAGCTGAAGGCATCTCCTTTGGATGAACATGGCCGTGAACTGCCCGTCAACTCGGTCTATATGATGAGCCACTCCGGTGCGCGTGGTTCGCCAGCGCAGATGAAGCAGCTTGCCGGTATGCGTGGTCTGATGGCCAAGCCGTCGGGTGAAATCATCGAAACGCCGATCATTTCGAACTTTAAGGAAGGTCTGACCGTTCTCGAGTATTTCAACTCGACCCACGGTGCCCGTAAGGGTCTGGCCGATACCGCGCTCAAGACGGCAAACTCAGGTTATTTGACCCGTCGTCTCGTTGACGTATCGCAAGACTGCACGATTGTCGAAGTTGATTGCGGAACAGAACGCGCACTTGAAATGCGTTCAATTGTCCAAGGTGGCTCTACAATTGCTTCGCTTGGTGAGCGCGTCCTTGGCCGGACCACTGCCGAAGACATCATGGGTCTGGATGGCAAGGTTCTGATCCCTGCAGGCACGTTGCTGGACGAACCAATGGTTGCCGCCATGGAAGAGACCGGCCTACAGGCTCTCAAAATTCGTAGCCCACTGGTCTGCGAGTCCAAGGTTGGGGTTTGCGGTACTTGCTACGGCCGCGATCTTGCACGCGGTACGCCTGTGAACATCGGTGAAGCTGTCGGCGTTATTGCTGCCCAGTCCATCGGTGAACCCGGCACCCAGTTGACAATGCGTACCTTCCACATCGGTGGTGCTGCACAGTTGAACGAACAATCGAACCTTGATGCAACCGCATCGGGTAAGGTCATGTATCGCGATCTGCCTAGCATTGTCGACAAGCGCAAGAAGCGCTTGGCAATGGCACGTAACGGCGAACTGGTTATCGTCGACAAGGATGGCCGTGAAATGGAAATCCACCGTCTGCCTTACGGTGCGACGCTGGCATTCCCCGATGGCGCCGAAGTCAATGTCGGTGACCGTCTGGCAGAATGGGATCCATTCACCATGCCGATCATCACCGAAAAATCGGGTATTGTGAAATATCAAGACCTGATCGACGGCAAGACGCTTACCGAGCAAACGGACGAAGCGACCGGCATCGCCCAGCGTGTCGTTACCGAAGATCGTGCTGGAAGCCGCAGCAAGAAGGAAGACCTGCGTCCTCGCCTGACCCTTCTGGATGACCAGAGCGGTGAAGCAGCACGTTATCTTCTGGGTGTCGGCACAATGCTTTCAGTCGAAGATGGTGCCGAGGTTCAGGCAGGCGACGTTCTCGCTCGTGTGACGCGCGAATCTGCTAAAACCCGGGATATTACCGGTGGTCTGCCTCGCGTTGCCGAACTGTTCGAAGCTCGTAAGCCTAAGGATTGCGCGGTTATCGCAAAGATATCGGGACGCGTCGAATTTGTCCGTGACTATAAGGCAAAGCGTAAAATCGCGATTGTTCCGGAAGAAGGCGATCGGATTGAGTATCTCATTCCGAAGTCGAAGGTTCTCGACGTGCAAGAAGGCGACTTTGTCCGTAAGGGCGATAACCTGATTGCCGGTTCGCCTGATCCGCACGACATTCTGGAAGTTATGGGCGTTGAAGCGCTGGCTGAATATCTGGTTGCTGAAATTCAGGAAGTGTACCGTCTGCAGGGCGTGAAGATTAACGACAAGCACATCGAAACGATTGTTCGCCAGATGCTGCAGAAAGTTGAAATCACCTTTGGTGGCGACACGACCTTGCTTCCCGGCGAGCAGGTCGACCGTGAAGAAATGGATGCGATCAACGCAAAGCTCTCCAAGGGTCAGGCTCCGGCGACAGGCAACCCTGTTTTGTTGGGCATTACCAAAGCGTCGCTTCAGACACGTTCGTTCATCTCGGCGGCATCCTTCCAGGAAACCACACGCGTGCTCACACAGGCGGCGGTCGAAGGTAAGAAGGACGTTTTGACCGGATTGAAAGAAAACGTGATCGTCGGGCGTCTGATCCCGGCCGGTACGGGTTCAGCCATGAACCGTATGCGCGTCACTGCAACCAGTCGCGACGCCGCACTTCGCGCCAGCTACCGCGCGCTTCAGGAGAGCCTGATTGCGCCGGAAACTGCTGCTGAAGAGCATGCAGCCGAACTGGCACAGGGTCCTGAAGCCGCGATTGGCAACGATGTTCTGGCGAAGGTCATTGCAGATGACCTAACAACAGAAGACGCGGCAATTGATGACGTTATCGAAATTGGCGACGAAGAAGAGTAA
- a CDS encoding efflux RND transporter periplasmic adaptor subunit: MKRHPIWSGIILLILLFIVYRIVRPAPHEYEYVSEPVTQGEVLRKVSASGKVRALNTIKVGTEVSGQVTKVYVDFNSPVKAGQILAEIDPTRVRARVQQSEAQVALAQASLQQTVANVARARAELEIQERDFARQKGLAERGFVSKAGLDIAQSKLNSARNALQVALAQTQSGNAQIRQGTAELSSAQLDLSRTVIIAPASGVIINKLVEPGTTVAASFQTPNLFEIAADTTKMQVEASVDEADIGQVREGQDVTFTVDSYPDDVFKAKVRQVRKAPVETQNVVSYLVIIDVDNLDGKLLPGMTANVEIVTGAKTRVTRVPTNALRFRPKAADRASEQKKPEDPNRKTVPKLAVYLVSTDPYRPVRRNVQIGLQGDEYTEVTSGLKPGDKILVRTKSLKPKAPTDDSADEDDDSAN, translated from the coding sequence ATGAAACGACATCCCATTTGGTCGGGTATCATTTTGTTGATCCTGCTGTTCATAGTGTATCGGATCGTGCGGCCTGCGCCGCATGAATATGAATATGTCAGTGAACCGGTCACACAGGGCGAAGTGCTCCGCAAGGTTTCGGCCAGCGGCAAAGTAAGGGCACTGAACACCATAAAAGTCGGAACCGAAGTTTCGGGTCAAGTCACGAAAGTCTATGTCGACTTTAATTCGCCAGTCAAAGCGGGGCAGATACTCGCTGAAATCGATCCGACACGAGTGCGTGCCAGAGTGCAGCAATCCGAAGCTCAAGTAGCTCTTGCCCAAGCAAGTTTACAGCAGACTGTTGCCAATGTAGCGCGTGCCCGTGCCGAACTTGAGATACAGGAACGCGACTTCGCCCGTCAAAAAGGGCTTGCGGAGCGCGGTTTCGTCTCAAAAGCAGGGCTCGATATTGCGCAGAGCAAACTAAACAGCGCGCGTAATGCCCTGCAGGTGGCGCTTGCCCAAACGCAAAGTGGAAACGCGCAAATCCGGCAAGGCACTGCGGAACTATCGTCCGCGCAACTTGATCTGAGCCGCACCGTGATCATTGCACCGGCGAGCGGGGTAATTATTAACAAGTTGGTCGAGCCGGGAACCACGGTTGCTGCCAGTTTTCAGACTCCAAATCTTTTTGAAATCGCTGCCGATACAACGAAAATGCAGGTAGAAGCATCTGTCGATGAAGCCGACATAGGTCAGGTTCGCGAGGGTCAAGACGTAACATTCACCGTCGATAGCTATCCCGATGACGTGTTTAAAGCCAAAGTAAGGCAAGTCCGAAAAGCGCCGGTGGAGACCCAAAACGTGGTCAGTTATCTGGTCATCATCGATGTCGACAATCTCGATGGTAAGCTTTTGCCTGGAATGACAGCTAATGTGGAGATTGTGACCGGCGCGAAAACGCGTGTCACCCGGGTACCCACCAACGCGCTCCGCTTCCGTCCAAAAGCGGCAGATCGCGCATCAGAGCAGAAAAAACCCGAAGACCCCAATCGCAAGACGGTACCGAAACTAGCGGTGTATCTGGTTTCGACTGATCCGTATCGCCCGGTCCGCAGAAATGTACAAATTGGACTTCAGGGTGACGAATATACCGAAGTCACGTCCGGTCTGAAACCCGGTGACAAGATATTGGTGCGGACAAAATCCCTGAAACCTAAAGCACCGACGGACGACAGCGCGGACGAAGATGACGATTCCGCTAATTGA
- the galU gene encoding UTP--glucose-1-phosphate uridylyltransferase GalU: protein MEIKPIRKAVFPVAGLGTRFLPATKAIPKEMLPIVDSPLIQYAVDEAREAGIEQMIFVTGRGKSAIEDHFDIAYELEKTMSERGKDLSVLEPTRLGPGNCAYVRQQEPLGLGHAIWCARDIVGDEPFAIFLPDEFMHGSPGCMKQMVDAYHNIGGNMISVLEIPHEKVSSYGVIAPGKSDGAVTEVMGLVEKPKVEDAPSNLIISGRYILQPEVMRVLEHQEKGAGGEIQLTDAMAQMIGKQPFHAVTFDGSRYDCGSKVGYIEANLAVALSRADMADEVRAIAFDLLK, encoded by the coding sequence ATGGAAATCAAACCGATACGCAAAGCCGTCTTCCCTGTTGCAGGGCTTGGCACCCGTTTTCTCCCGGCAACAAAGGCCATCCCTAAGGAGATGCTGCCAATCGTTGACAGTCCTTTGATTCAATACGCCGTCGATGAAGCGCGAGAAGCTGGCATAGAACAGATGATTTTCGTCACTGGACGCGGGAAAAGCGCGATCGAAGATCATTTTGATATCGCCTATGAACTCGAAAAGACAATGTCCGAACGGGGTAAAGATTTATCGGTTCTGGAGCCTACACGCTTAGGACCGGGCAACTGTGCATATGTACGGCAACAGGAGCCTCTCGGTCTTGGGCACGCAATTTGGTGCGCCCGCGACATCGTAGGGGATGAACCCTTTGCCATTTTCCTGCCGGACGAATTTATGCACGGCTCGCCCGGATGCATGAAGCAGATGGTTGACGCCTACCACAATATTGGCGGCAACATGATCAGCGTTCTCGAGATTCCGCACGAAAAAGTGTCAAGCTATGGTGTGATCGCACCAGGCAAGAGTGACGGTGCGGTGACAGAGGTCATGGGCTTAGTCGAAAAGCCGAAGGTCGAAGACGCGCCATCGAACTTGATCATATCTGGCCGTTACATTCTGCAACCTGAAGTCATGCGTGTCCTTGAGCATCAAGAAAAAGGTGCAGGGGGCGAAATCCAGCTAACGGATGCAATGGCTCAGATGATCGGAAAGCAACCATTTCACGCTGTGACGTTCGATGGAAGTCGATACGACTGTGGCTCGAAAGTTGGTTACATAGAAGCTAATTTGGCCGTCGCGTTATCCCGCGCGGATATGGCGGACGAAGTGCGTGCTATTGCGTTCGATTTGTTGAAGTAG
- a CDS encoding ABC transporter permease, which produces MNSIVASLAGWGVNVAIALTALRTNLMRSILTTLGVMIGVFSVILAVAVGNGAQVSVTQQIATLGSNMAIVVPQPDSGSGPPRPNDRGRLTERDGQAILRQVSGVRAVAPQIRNSVQLVTPGRSATTQATGATPEYGFVSNISASEGRFLTKSDVGSAARVAVIGQTVSDKLFGDDSPVGQTIRVNRVPFTVVGLLESKGSNLGTDNDDQIVVPITTLRQRLLTTPTQGPDDVTLLFVGFEDEDALLAGQKEIKNLLRDRYRVQKGKINPFTVRTTTEIAETTGQVTQIFQAVLVAIASISLLVGGIGIMNIMLVSVTERTREIGLRMALGAKRSDIRNQFLVEAAVLCIIGGAIGLFLAMLAATIFQKVADFPAPVGIDTAIFSVAFSAVIGLLFGGYPAIRASRLSPIEALRSE; this is translated from the coding sequence ATGAATAGCATAGTTGCCTCGCTCGCAGGTTGGGGCGTCAACGTCGCCATCGCTTTGACGGCATTGCGTACTAATTTGATGCGATCTATTTTGACGACCCTAGGCGTCATGATTGGCGTTTTCTCGGTCATATTGGCAGTAGCGGTCGGGAACGGCGCGCAAGTGTCGGTGACGCAGCAGATTGCGACATTAGGGTCGAATATGGCCATCGTGGTTCCGCAACCCGATAGCGGCAGTGGCCCTCCCCGACCTAATGATCGGGGGCGACTGACAGAACGAGATGGTCAAGCTATACTGCGCCAAGTGTCCGGCGTCCGGGCGGTGGCGCCTCAAATACGAAACAGCGTTCAATTGGTAACGCCCGGCCGGAGTGCAACGACCCAAGCAACGGGCGCAACGCCTGAATATGGATTCGTATCGAACATCAGCGCTTCCGAAGGTCGTTTTCTCACGAAAAGTGATGTCGGATCGGCGGCGCGGGTTGCGGTTATAGGGCAGACGGTTTCGGACAAGCTGTTTGGCGACGACAGTCCCGTTGGGCAGACGATTCGCGTAAATCGGGTGCCATTCACGGTCGTTGGCCTGCTCGAAAGCAAGGGCAGCAATTTGGGCACGGACAATGACGACCAGATTGTCGTCCCCATTACAACATTGCGCCAAAGGCTTTTGACGACACCCACTCAAGGCCCGGACGATGTCACATTGCTCTTCGTTGGTTTCGAAGATGAAGACGCGTTACTGGCAGGGCAGAAAGAGATCAAAAATCTCTTGCGGGATCGGTATCGTGTCCAAAAGGGCAAAATTAATCCCTTCACCGTCCGCACAACGACGGAAATTGCCGAGACAACGGGTCAGGTCACGCAGATTTTCCAAGCGGTGCTTGTGGCTATTGCCTCTATCTCCCTCTTGGTGGGAGGTATCGGCATTATGAATATCATGCTGGTCAGCGTCACCGAGCGGACCCGCGAAATTGGTTTGCGCATGGCGCTGGGCGCAAAACGCAGCGACATCCGTAACCAATTCCTCGTCGAGGCAGCGGTCCTTTGCATTATCGGCGGCGCCATCGGCTTATTCCTTGCAATGCTAGCCGCTACGATTTTTCAAAAAGTCGCCGATTTTCCGGCACCCGTTGGCATTGACACGGCGATATTTTCCGTAGCCTTTTCCGCCGTTATTGGGCTTCTATTTGGTGGATATCCTGCCATTCGGGCTTCACGGCTTTCGCCGATTGAAGCTCTTCGAAGCGAATAG
- a CDS encoding ABC transporter ATP-binding protein, whose translation MTIPLIETHDLVKDYEIGGETVHAVNHVSLSIERGEFVAIMGASGSGKSTFMNMIGCLDVPSSGTLLLDGIDTKSLDSDQLAEIRNRKIGFVFQQFNLLARTSALDNVAVPLIYAGVGYADRRQRAQLKLEAMGLGNRLENTPAKLSGGQQQRVAIARALVTDPLMLLADEPTGALDTQTSLDIMGIFQKLNDDGITLVVVTHEPDIAEYAARRVVFRDGKIIEDEPVKSRRRAEHHE comes from the coding sequence ATGACGATTCCGCTAATTGAAACCCACGATCTCGTAAAAGATTACGAAATTGGCGGTGAAACAGTGCACGCTGTCAACCACGTCTCGCTATCCATCGAACGCGGCGAATTTGTCGCCATCATGGGGGCCAGCGGATCGGGAAAATCGACATTCATGAACATGATCGGCTGTCTCGATGTTCCTTCGTCTGGAACACTCCTTCTCGACGGGATAGATACAAAATCACTCGACAGCGATCAACTGGCGGAAATTCGGAACCGTAAAATCGGATTTGTATTTCAACAGTTCAATCTGCTCGCCCGCACCAGTGCGCTCGATAATGTCGCTGTCCCGCTCATCTATGCCGGCGTAGGTTATGCCGACCGGCGCCAGCGGGCGCAGTTAAAGCTGGAAGCAATGGGATTGGGCAATCGCCTGGAAAATACGCCTGCAAAGCTATCCGGCGGACAGCAGCAACGTGTAGCAATCGCCCGCGCGTTGGTTACCGATCCGTTGATGCTGCTTGCGGATGAACCCACCGGGGCGCTCGACACGCAAACATCGCTCGACATCATGGGGATATTCCAAAAGCTGAACGATGACGGAATTACATTAGTTGTCGTAACGCACGAGCCTGACATTGCGGAATATGCCGCGAGACGAGTTGTATTTCGCGATGGTAAAATCATTGAAGATGAACCGGTAAAGTCTCGCCGACGGGCAGAACATCATGAATAG
- the msrA gene encoding peptide-methionine (S)-S-oxide reductase MsrA, whose protein sequence is MPHEEAIFAGGCFWCTEAVFGRLKGVQSVESGYIGGDIENPTYKQVCGGDTGHAEAIRITYDPSTIRYSDLLDIFFATHDPTQLNRQGNDIGTQYRSAIFPLDDGQHQLASQGIARASADWPAPIVTTIEGPATWYPAEDYHQEYWEGEGQRNPYCLAVIPPKLAKLKKSFAQKLSN, encoded by the coding sequence ATGCCACATGAAGAGGCAATCTTTGCCGGAGGATGCTTCTGGTGCACGGAGGCCGTATTTGGTCGACTGAAAGGTGTGCAAAGCGTCGAAAGCGGATATATCGGCGGAGATATTGAAAATCCTACCTATAAACAGGTTTGTGGCGGCGACACGGGCCATGCCGAAGCCATCCGTATCACCTACGATCCTTCGACAATAAGATACTCCGATTTACTCGACATATTTTTCGCAACCCACGATCCTACTCAACTTAACCGGCAGGGTAATGATATCGGAACACAGTATCGATCCGCAATTTTCCCGTTGGACGATGGCCAGCATCAACTCGCCTCGCAAGGAATAGCGAGGGCATCTGCGGATTGGCCGGCTCCAATCGTGACAACGATTGAAGGGCCTGCAACGTGGTACCCTGCTGAAGATTATCATCAAGAATATTGGGAAGGTGAGGGGCAACGTAATCCCTATTGCTTGGCGGTTATTCCACCAAAACTCGCGAAGTTGAAAAAGAGTTTTGCACAAAAATTGTCAAATTGA